The sequence ACTTCATTGGACTCGTCTGGTACACCTATTGTCATCGCAAACATTGGTGCAACACCTGTGGGCAGATTGAATAGCATACTGATTTCTTCGGGTGCATTACGGACACCACCGATATAGCAAATACCGTATCCTTTTGATTCTGCCGCAATCGCGACATTTTGGGCGAATAAGGAAACATCTGTCACACCGACAAGTAGGCTTTCTGCATGTGAAAAGTCGATGTCTTTCCCAAGTAAATTCGCGGCTTGTTGAATGCGATGAAAATCCATACAGAAAACAAGTACAGCACCTGCCGATAAAATTTGTTGTGGATTTTTCGCGAGTTCGGCTAGCTTCGCCCGTTTGTCAGTGTCTGTCACATGGATGACGGAGTAAGCCTGTACAAAATTAGAGCTTGCGGCATGCTGTCCTGCACGAATAAGTTCGACTACATGTTCTTTAGATAGTGGACTGTCTTTATATTTTCGCACGGATGCGTGTGCAGTTAATAATTCGATGACCATGGAATCCCTCCAAAAAATTTCTATAGAATAAGATTAACAGACTTCATTAGTGGTAAACACCTATTAACGCTTGGAAAAGGGGTGGGGATATGTTTTGGATAGAAAGTATTTCGATTACGGCGGCATTGCTCATTTTATTTCTAGTTGTACTACCGATTACGATCGGTGTATTTCTTTATTTTTATGATAGAAGGCAAAGGCAACACGCCATTTTACGGAATTATCCGATTTTAGGACGGATGCGTTATATGTTGGAGAAGACGGGACCGGAGTTACGGCAATACTTATTTGATGATGATAATGATGGGGAACCGTTTAACCGTGAAGAATATTTGCATATGGTGATGCCTGGGAAATATTTGAATAGTGTTATTGGTTTTGGCTCGAAGCGCGACTTTAATGAGGCAGGCTATTTTATTCGCAATGCGATGTTCACGAAACAGAATGAGGAAATGCGTGTAGATAATGATGGACTTGTGGATACGATGCGCTATGTGGTTGATGGTGATTATTTGTTTTCACGGAAAGAGCATCGTGAAGAGTTACCGGCGTTGCCATGGCTGTTGCCGGAAGAGGACGCGATTATTATCGGACCGAATTGTCAGCAGCCTTTCCATGTGCGCAGTATGCTTGGGCAATCTGCGATGAGTTACGGAGCACTCGGTGAAAATGCGATTAGTGCTTTGTCGAAAGGGATAGGCATGGCGAAAGGTGCCTGGATGAATACAGGGGAAGGCGGCCTTTCGCAACATCACTTAGCAGGTGGAGCAGATATCATTGCACAAATTGGCTCAGGATTGTTTGGATTCCGAACGGAGGATGGCGAATTCAGTTGGGAGAGGCTACGTGAAAAAGCCGAAATTCCACAGGTTAAAGCATTTGAAATTAAGCTGGCGCAAGGGGCGAAAATGCGTGGTGGGCACGTCGAAGGAGCGAAAGTGACGGAGGAAATTGCAGCAATTCGTAATGTTGTACCTTTTACGACCATCAACAGTCCAAATCGTTTTCACCAGTTCGATGATTATCCAACCTTATTTGATTTTATCGA comes from Sporosarcina sp. FSL K6-3457 and encodes:
- a CDS encoding FMN-binding glutamate synthase family protein, coding for MFWIESISITAALLILFLVVLPITIGVFLYFYDRRQRQHAILRNYPILGRMRYMLEKTGPELRQYLFDDDNDGEPFNREEYLHMVMPGKYLNSVIGFGSKRDFNEAGYFIRNAMFTKQNEEMRVDNDGLVDTMRYVVDGDYLFSRKEHREELPALPWLLPEEDAIIIGPNCQQPFHVRSMLGQSAMSYGALGENAISALSKGIGMAKGAWMNTGEGGLSQHHLAGGADIIAQIGSGLFGFRTEDGEFSWERLREKAEIPQVKAFEIKLAQGAKMRGGHVEGAKVTEEIAAIRNVVPFTTINSPNRFHQFDDYPTLFDFIDKIRLHSGKPVGMKVVIGSKQDAEELASFMHETGMGPDFISLDGGEGGSGATYQDLADSVGLPLRSSLILLDDALKKFGVRDSVKIIASGKITTPDRAAIALSMGADLVQIARGFMISVGCIMAHKCHTNECPTGVATTDKKLQQALVVEEKKYRVTNYILTMREGLFRIAAAAGLDSPTKFGRQHVVYKDARGRTFPVE
- the nfsA gene encoding oxygen-insensitive NADPH nitroreductase, which produces MVIELLTAHASVRKYKDSPLSKEHVVELIRAGQHAASSNFVQAYSVIHVTDTDKRAKLAELAKNPQQILSAGAVLVFCMDFHRIQQAANLLGKDIDFSHAESLLVGVTDVSLFAQNVAIAAESKGYGICYIGGVRNAPEEISMLFNLPTGVAPMFAMTIGVPDESNEVKPRLPVEAIIHENSYDASKYEDIIPIYDEVMNDYYLSRGSNRKDAVWSDAMATFLGSPKRTHMKAFLDKQGFEFN